The Pseudomonas cavernicola DNA segment CGATATAGAGCCAGCGCGAGCGCTTCAGCGTGTCGCGGAACCAGGTGCGGGTCCGCGGGATCAGGTCACCGTGGTTGATATCGAATTTGTGTCGCGGTTGGGCGAAAAACACTTGGCCGAGGTAATCCTCGGCCAACAGTTCCAGCGACACTTTGACCTCGCCGCCCTCGCTCTCGCTGAGCATCAGCCTCGCCCGGCCATCGGCGTCCCAACCAAGCAGCACGGCGCTGCGGCCTTCTTGGAGCAGCAGCATCGCCGGCATTGCGATCGCCGGAATCTGCTCCAGGCGACGGCGTAAAAGCCGGCCTTGCAGACCGACCCTCGCCGCGGCGCGAGGCAGCAGCTCGGCAGTCAGACGCTGCTTGGGCAACGGCAAGCCGGTGGTCAGCGTCGCCCGGCTGGTGGGTTTCTGATGTAAGGCGCAGAGCGATAGCAGACTGTCCAACAAAGGATCGTCGTGCTGCCCGCGTGGATCATGATTGAGTTGCACTCGACTTACTTCTGATTCCACGCTGGCACTCTTTTCTTTAACGGATAAACGTTCAATTCAAACCGGGCAGGTTCACTTGCGTCTTCACTTCGTTCTGCACGACCGACGCTAACGGTGCTACTACGCCCTGACTCTTGAGCAACTCGCCAATGGTGGCTTTGATCCGGTACTGAGTAAACAACTCGGTATAGGTCACATCCGCCAAACGACGTTGTGCAGTGAACAGCTCGTTCTCGCTGTCCAGCAAGTCGAGCAGAGTACGCTCACCCAGGGTGAACTGCTTCTGATAAGAGCTGCGCACGCGGCTGCTGTAGTCGACGTACTGCGCGGCGATCGGTTTTTGCTCGCGAGCGTTGTACAGCGCGTTCCAGGCCAGGCCTACCTCTTCGTTGAGCACGCGCAACGCGTTGTTGCGTATATCCAGTGCTTCGTTGATCTGGTAGGCCTTGGATTCCAGGTCAGCCTTATTGCTGCCACCGGCGAACAGGTTGTAACGCATGCGCAACATGGCCTGCCAATCGTTGGCGTGACCGTTCTGGCCATCCACGTCGTTGTCCGCGCTGCGCGCCAGCTCGGCATCGAAGCGTGGATAGAAGGTCGACTTAGCCGCTTCGTACTGTTTCTCGGTCGCCGCCACATCGGACTCGGCCGAGCGCAGCAACGGGCTGTTTCCCAGCATCTGCCGCTTGGCATCGTCGAGGCTTTCCGGCAACTGGCCTGGCAAACCTTGCGGCAGGCTCAGCTCCGCCGGCGCGGCACCGACCACGCTGAGGTAGTTGGTACGGGCATCCGCCAGGTTGGTCTGTTCGGTGATCAAGTTGTTACGCGCTTGAGCCAGACGCGCATCGGCCTGATCGCGGTCGGCCGTACTGCCGACGCCGCGCGAGGTGCGCAGGCTGATCTGGTCATAGATGCGAAGGTGGCTTTGCAGGTTGTCTTCGGCGAGACGCACCATCTCCTGGCGTTTCAGCACTTCCAGATAGACCTGGGCCACATCCAGAGCAGTGCGCTCAGCGGTGCTCAACAGCGAGTAGGCACGCGAGTTGACCGTGGCCTGCTGGCGGCCGACTTCACTGGAAGTCGCGAAACCATCGAACACCATCTGCTGCAGACGCAGGCTGGACTCACCGCGGGTCAACGTTTCCCAATGATTATTGGAGCTGCCGGCACGGGTCGTCGGGTCATCGGTGCCTTCGCGGCCAATCCCACCGAGCAGATCGACTTGCGGCAGGTAACCACCCTTGGCGGCCTTGAGCTGGTAGTCGGCAGACAGCCGGCTGTTCACAGCGGCTTGTACTTCCGGATGAACATCCAAGGCCTCTTGCATTGCCTCAGGCAGGCTTTGGGATTGCACCTGAAAACTGGCGCCAAGCACTAAGGGCAGAGCAGTGAAGAAACGCATGCGCATTTATTAGCTTCCTTTGAGGCGATGAACGTCCATTTTTGAATGAAGATGCCACGACGAGAACAGGACTGAAGAGCCCATGGGCACTGCGTATACACGGTGCCAGCGCCTCTCGTTGAGATCGCATTACGCCTCAACAATATCAAAGTGACATGACGGGGCGGATTGTTTAGGATGGAGGCGGTTTGGTCAATACTTTGGCATAAACTTAATAACTAACGATCATAAGACAGTTATTTGACGTCAAAATTATAGCTAGATTTCACCTGCCTCTTCCCCGCTGCACAGGCATAACCAAGCCATGAAGCCGCATGGAAGTCACAAGCCAGTTCGAACACGGAGCGTCACCCATGAGCAGTGTTATTGCCATCGTCAAAAGCATTGTTGGCCAAGTCATCGCGCTTACTCCTGAAGGCGCTCAGCGTCTGCTTATCGAAGGTGACCGCCTGTTCAAGGGCGAGCAGCTGGTAACCGGCCCGCAGAGCATGGTCAGCCTGGAGCTGACCGATGGCCGCATCGTGGACCTTGGTCGCGACTCGCAATGGAGCAGCGCCGAGCTGGAGGCGCAGATGCCTGACGCGCAACAGTCGGCAAGCCTGTCCGCCGCCGAACTGCAGCAAGCCATCGCTGCCGGTGTCGACCCGACTCAAGAATTCGCCCCCACGGCTGCCGGCCCTGCGGGTACAGGCGGCGCTGGCGGTGCGGTCGGTGGCGGTCACAGCTTCGTTCTGCTGGAGGCGACAGCCGAGCAACTGGACCCGACCGTTGGTTTTGCCACGCAAGGGCTGGACTTCTCCGCCGATGCCTTGACCGAAGATCTCGGCACTAGCACGCAAGACAACGCCGCCACCGTCGGCAACACCGGGTCGGCCGGCAGCGACACGGTCGCCGTCGACACCTCGGCGCCGCTGGCGCCGAGCCTGACACTGAGCGACGACACCGGCACCTCGAATGCCGACCGGATCACCAAAGACGGCACCCTCAGCGTCGGCGGCATCGAACCCGGCAGCACGGTCGCATACAGCACCAACGGCACCGACTGGAGCAGCACCTTCAGCCCCAGCGAAGGCGCCAACACCGTTTATGTCCGGCAGACCGATAGCGCTGGCAACGTCTCCCCGGCGAGCCCGGCGCTGACCTTTACCTACGACACCAGCGCGCCGACCGTGCAGGTCGAGATCACCGAGGCCGCCCTCAAGGCCGGTGAAACCAGTGGCGTGACCTTTACCTTCAGTGAACCACCGGAAGGCTTCGCGCTCGGTGACCTCAGCTCGGCCCAGGGCACCTTCAGTAACCTGACCGCCACCGGCGATCCGCGGGTCTGGACCGCGACCTTTACCCCAACGGCGGATATCGAGAACACCGCCACCGTCGCCGTCAGCGCCGGCAGCTACACCGATACCGCCGGCAACGCCGGTTCGGCCGGCAGCGACACGGTCGCCGTCGACACCTCGGCGCCGCTGGCGCCGAGCCTGACGCTGAGCACCGACACCGGCACCTCGAACGCCGACCTGATCAGCCGCGACGGCACCCTCCGCGTCGGCGACATCGAGCCCGGCAGCACGGTCGCATACAGCACCAACGGCACCGACTGGAGCAGCACCTTCAGCCCCAGCGAAGGCGCCAACACCGTTTATGTCCGGCAGACCGATAGCGCTGGCAACGTCTCCCCGGCGAGCCCGGCGCTGACCTTTACCTACGACACCAGCGCGCCGACCGTGCAGGTCGAGATCACCGAGGCCGCCCTCAAGGCCGGTGAAACCAGTGGCGTGACCTTTACCTTCAGTGAACCACCGGAAGGCTTCGCGCTCGGTGACCTCAGCTCGGCCCAGGGCACCTTCAGTAACCTGACCGCCACCGGCGATCCGCGGGTCTGGACCGCGACCTTTACCCCAACGGCGGATATCGAGAACACCGCCACCGTCGCCGTCAGCGCCGGCAGCTACACCGATACCGCCGGCAACGCCGGTTCGGCCGGCAGCGATACGGTCGCCGTCGACACCTCGGCGCCGCTGGCGCCGAGCCTGACACTGAGCGACGACACCGGCACCTCGAATGCCGACCGGATCACCAAAGACGGCACCCTCAGCGTCGGCGGCATCGAACCCGGCAGCACGGTCGCATACAGCACCAACGGCACCGACTGGAGCAGCACCTTCAGCCCCAGCGAAGGCGCCAACACCGTTTATGTCCGGCAGACCGATAGCGCTGGCAACGTCTCCCCGGCGAGCCCGGCGCTGACCTTTACCTACGACACCAGCGCGCCGACCGTGCAGGTCGAGATCACCGAGGCCGCCCTCAAGGCCGGTGAAACCAGTGGCGTGACCTTCACCTTCAGTGAACCACCGGAAGGCTTCGCGCTCGGTGACCTCAGCTCGGCCCAGGGCACCTTCAGTAACCTGACCGCCACCGGCGATCCGCGGGTCTGGACCGCGACCTTTACCCCAACGGCGGATATCGAGAACACCGCCACCGTCGCCGTCAGCGCCGGCAGCTACACCGATACCGCCGGCAACGCCGGTTCGGCCGGCAGCGATACGGTCGCCGTCGACACCTCTGCCACTGCCGCACCGACGGTGACCATCAGCACCGACAGCAATGACGACGGCACGCTCAGCAGCTCCGAGCTCGGCTCCGCCACCAGCGTGGCCGTCAGCATCGGCCTGCCGGCCGGCGCCGTCGCCGGCGATACGCTGACCGTCACCGATGGCACCACGCCGCAGACCTTTGTCCTGACACCGGCACAAGTGCTGGCCGGCTCCGTCGCCACCAGCTTCGCCCGGCCGGTCGATGGCCAGCCCCTGAACGTCAGCGCCACCGTCACCGACCAGGCCGGCAACACCTCGGCCCCGGGCAGCGACAGCGCCATCGTTGGCGACACCACGGCCACTGCCGCACCGACCGTGACCATCAGCACCGACGCCAACAACGATGCCGTCCTCAGCAACAGCGAGCTCGGCTCCGCCACCAGCGTGGCCGTCAGCATCGGCCTGCCGGCCGGCGCCATTGCCGGCGACAGCCTGACCGTCAGCGATGGCAGCGGCACGCCGCAGACCTTTGTCCTGACCGACGCGCAGATCGCCGCCGGTGCGGTGATCACCAGCTTCGCCCGGCCGGCCGATGGCCAGCCCTTGAATGTTTCCGCCAGCGTCATCGATCAGGCCGGCAACACCTCGGCTCCCGGTAGCGACAGCGCAAGCGTTGGCGACACCACTGCCCCGACCGTGAGCATCGGCGCCATCGCCGGCAACGACGTGGTCGATGACAGCGAAGACAACAGCGTCACCATCGCCGGCACCACCAGCGGCGTCGAGAACGGCCAGCTGGTCAGCGTGATGATCGACGGCGTCGCCGTCGGCACCGCCACCGTGACCAACAACGTCTGGAGCCTCAGCGGCGTCGACCTCAGCGGCTATGCCGACGGCCAGACCTACAGCGTCACTGCCGACGTCAGCGATGCCGCCGGCAACCCCGCCGTGCAGGCCGAACGCGACATCCGCACCACCGACACCACTGCCCCGACCGTGAGCATCGGCGCCATCGCCGGCAACGACGTGGTCGATGACAGCGAAGACAACAGCGTCACCATCGCCGGCACCACCAGCGGCGTCGAGAACGGCCAGCTGGTCAGCGTGATGATCGACGGCGTCGCCGTCGGCACCGCCGCCGTGAGCAACAACGCCTGGAGCCTCAGCGGCGTCGACCTCAGCGGCTATGCCGACGGCCAGGCTTACAGCGTCACTGCCGACGTCAGCGATGCCGCCGGCAACCCCGCCGTGCAGGCCGAACGCGACATCCGCACCACCGACACCACTGCCCCGACCGTGAGCATCGGCGCCATCGCCGGCAACGACGTGGTCGATGACAGCGAAGACAACAGCGTCACCATCGCCGGCACCACCAGCGGCGTCGAGAACGGCCAGCTGGTCAGCGTGATGATCGATGGCGTCGCCGTCGGCACCGCCACCGTGACCAACAACGTCTGGAGCCTCAGCGGCGTCGACCTCAGCGGCTATGCCGACGGCCAGACCTACAGCGTCACTGCCGACGTCAGCGATGCCGCCGGCAACCCCGCCGTGCAGGCCGAACGCGACATCCGCACCACCGACACCACGGCCCCGACCGTGAGCATCGGCGCCATCGCCGGCAACGACGTGGTCGATGACAGCGAAGACAACAGCGTCACCATCGCCGGCACCACCAGCGGCGTCGAGAACGGCCAGCTGGTCAGCGTGATGATCGACGGCGTCGCCGTCGGCACCGCCGCCGTGAGCAACAACGCCTGGAGCCTCAGCGGCGTCGACCTCAGCGGCTATGCCGACGGCCAGGCTTACAGCGTCACTGCCGACGTCAGCGATGCCGCCGGTAACCCCGCCGTGCAGGCCGCACGCGACATCCGCACCACCGACACCAGCGCCCCGACCGTGAGCATCGGCGCCATCGCCGGCAACGACGTGGTCGATGACAGCGAAGACAACAGCGTCACCATCGCCGGCACCACCAGCGGCGTCGAGAACGGCCAGCTGGTCAGCGTGATGATCGACGGCGTCGCCGTCGGCACCGCCGCCGTGAGCAACAACGCCTGGAGCCTCAGCGGCGTCGACCTCAGCGGCTATGCCGACGGCCAGGCTTACAGCGTCACTGCCGACGTCAGCGATGCCGCCGGCAACCCCGCCGTGCAGGCCGAACGCGACATCCGCACCACCGACACCACTGCCCCGACCGTGAGCATCGGCGCCATCGCCGGCAACGACGTGGTCGATGACAGCGAAGACAACAGCGTCACCATCGCCGGCACCACCAGCGGCGTCGAGAACGGCCAGCTGGTCAGCGTGATGATCGACGGCGTCGCCGTCGGCACCGCCACCGTGACCAACAACGCCTGGAGCCTCAGCGGCGTCGACCTCAGCGGCTATGCCGACGGCCAGACCTACAGCGTCACTGCCGACGTCAGCGATGCCGCCGGCAACCCCGCCGTGCAGGCCGAACGCGACATCCGCACCACCGACACCAGCGCCCCGACCGTGAGCATCGGCGCCATTGCCGGCAACGACGTGGTCGATGACAGCGAAGACAACAGCGTCACCATCGCCGGCACCACCAGCGGCGTCGAGAACGGCCAGCTGGTCAGCGTGATGATCGACGGCGTCGCCGTCGGCACCGCCACCGTGACCAACAACGCCTGGAGCCTCAGC contains these protein-coding regions:
- a CDS encoding TolC family outer membrane protein, translating into MRMRFFTALPLVLGASFQVQSQSLPEAMQEALDVHPEVQAAVNSRLSADYQLKAAKGGYLPQVDLLGGIGREGTDDPTTRAGSSNNHWETLTRGESSLRLQQMVFDGFATSSEVGRQQATVNSRAYSLLSTAERTALDVAQVYLEVLKRQEMVRLAEDNLQSHLRIYDQISLRTSRGVGSTADRDQADARLAQARNNLITEQTNLADARTNYLSVVGAAPAELSLPQGLPGQLPESLDDAKRQMLGNSPLLRSAESDVAATEKQYEAAKSTFYPRFDAELARSADNDVDGQNGHANDWQAMLRMRYNLFAGGSNKADLESKAYQINEALDIRNNALRVLNEEVGLAWNALYNAREQKPIAAQYVDYSSRVRSSYQKQFTLGERTLLDLLDSENELFTAQRRLADVTYTELFTQYRIKATIGELLKSQGVVAPLASVVQNEVKTQVNLPGLN
- a CDS encoding retention module-containing protein, which gives rise to MSSVIAIVKSIVGQVIALTPEGAQRLLIEGDRLFKGEQLVTGPQSMVSLELTDGRIVDLGRDSQWSSAELEAQMPDAQQSASLSAAELQQAIAAGVDPTQEFAPTAAGPAGTGGAGGAVGGGHSFVLLEATAEQLDPTVGFATQGLDFSADALTEDLGTSTQDNAATVGNTGSAGSDTVAVDTSAPLAPSLTLSDDTGTSNADRITKDGTLSVGGIEPGSTVAYSTNGTDWSSTFSPSEGANTVYVRQTDSAGNVSPASPALTFTYDTSAPTVQVEITEAALKAGETSGVTFTFSEPPEGFALGDLSSAQGTFSNLTATGDPRVWTATFTPTADIENTATVAVSAGSYTDTAGNAGSAGSDTVAVDTSAPLAPSLTLSTDTGTSNADLISRDGTLRVGDIEPGSTVAYSTNGTDWSSTFSPSEGANTVYVRQTDSAGNVSPASPALTFTYDTSAPTVQVEITEAALKAGETSGVTFTFSEPPEGFALGDLSSAQGTFSNLTATGDPRVWTATFTPTADIENTATVAVSAGSYTDTAGNAGSAGSDTVAVDTSAPLAPSLTLSDDTGTSNADRITKDGTLSVGGIEPGSTVAYSTNGTDWSSTFSPSEGANTVYVRQTDSAGNVSPASPALTFTYDTSAPTVQVEITEAALKAGETSGVTFTFSEPPEGFALGDLSSAQGTFSNLTATGDPRVWTATFTPTADIENTATVAVSAGSYTDTAGNAGSAGSDTVAVDTSATAAPTVTISTDSNDDGTLSSSELGSATSVAVSIGLPAGAVAGDTLTVTDGTTPQTFVLTPAQVLAGSVATSFARPVDGQPLNVSATVTDQAGNTSAPGSDSAIVGDTTATAAPTVTISTDANNDAVLSNSELGSATSVAVSIGLPAGAIAGDSLTVSDGSGTPQTFVLTDAQIAAGAVITSFARPADGQPLNVSASVIDQAGNTSAPGSDSASVGDTTAPTVSIGAIAGNDVVDDSEDNSVTIAGTTSGVENGQLVSVMIDGVAVGTATVTNNVWSLSGVDLSGYADGQTYSVTADVSDAAGNPAVQAERDIRTTDTTAPTVSIGAIAGNDVVDDSEDNSVTIAGTTSGVENGQLVSVMIDGVAVGTAAVSNNAWSLSGVDLSGYADGQAYSVTADVSDAAGNPAVQAERDIRTTDTTAPTVSIGAIAGNDVVDDSEDNSVTIAGTTSGVENGQLVSVMIDGVAVGTATVTNNVWSLSGVDLSGYADGQTYSVTADVSDAAGNPAVQAERDIRTTDTTAPTVSIGAIAGNDVVDDSEDNSVTIAGTTSGVENGQLVSVMIDGVAVGTAAVSNNAWSLSGVDLSGYADGQAYSVTADVSDAAGNPAVQAARDIRTTDTSAPTVSIGAIAGNDVVDDSEDNSVTIAGTTSGVENGQLVSVMIDGVAVGTAAVSNNAWSLSGVDLSGYADGQAYSVTADVSDAAGNPAVQAERDIRTTDTTAPTVSIGAIAGNDVVDDSEDNSVTIAGTTSGVENGQLVSVMIDGVAVGTATVTNNAWSLSGVDLSGYADGQTYSVTADVSDAAGNPAVQAERDIRTTDTSAPTVSIGAIAGNDVVDDSEDNSVTIAGTTSGVENGQLVSVMIDGVAVGTATVTNNAWSLSGVDLSGYADGQTYSVTADVSDAAGNPAVQAERDIRTTDTSAPTVTASQTFNYAENQVAGSTLGAVAASDSVGVTGYRFSNGTQVSADGFFAISNSGAITLTAAGAAAGAATNDFETGANSFTVQVVALDAAGNSSPVTNVTLNLTNLNEAPAGTDNTFSINEDSSKVFAASDFGFSDVDAGDSLQAVRIDALPGAGSLTLGGVAVSAGQVISLAQLGSLTFTPAANANGNNYASLSFSVQDASGAFSPAPNTLTLNVTPVNDTPVATATSATAVEDGAAITGQLAASDLDQDAMLTFSLNAAAPAGFSLDSTTGSWTFDPSNAAYQALAAGEERQINVPFSVTDEHGAASQSVLNLTITGTNDAPLMQASLGNVAGVITKPQTQANHSFASAIGLDGSFVQVANADVLNSTTTPFVSINSIGNGAADYYVFTVTQAGSTAVFDIDHARAADGSGLDSVIHLWDANGTRLTYNDDAAITSGAGGSAHDYDAYLSYTFAQPGTYYISVGSYLAGTDPFNPNNSISAGLGYQLQVSLTNALTGATGSLTERVDGSANENSGNLTSSGVLTFSDVDLIDTHTVNAILQSASDSLNGTTAARGSFTPVISDPASGDGAGEISWTYTVAAGALDDLAAGQALTLVYRVSVTDNHGAQSYRDVTISLTGTNDAPVVGTGSAIVSEEGLTGANADSLGSTDTTNSLTVTGNISISDVDAGSSFIVTLGAPSTALTSGGQSVQWSGSGTNLLTGSAGGKTIVTIGIDNQGNYSVALAGPLDHAGTSSEDLRSFGVTVNVNDGSTTTSNTLTINVEDDSPTLGTPTGVELMTAAGTIATGNLGLSIGADATGSEVQFSSISGSVDATGNILASTYDQNGTLISSSTYLTYQDSKLHYVNAADGSLTAITSDGTAVFKVSANPVTGEYQVTNFKTLDSAIASISNFNISGGNSGVFQLGAGSHFEMVATATTNGIVSTVNTSANFFGVAAGQSIDAEDVLSFTLRDVDTQAATTMTSMSFKTDKLGNGETLTWTAYAADGSSLGNGTVAGQNGSDASFTVSTSLLNGHAFSSISLGASSGTSYKLMINGISGHASAYDQSIKLGVAGVDGDGDSTTIKSLNIAFDGGFTSSESITGTSSNDAINQATSTTSKLISTLGGNDYVEAGAGNDFIYLGDSGNNNHPVTGLAVTRADVSATNLLNLDDSALLLSDSTLSLTARMTSASSSQPASEWADLGHAGSGNDHVFGEAGVDLIYGGAGSDVLYGGAGVDGLRGGSGNDILVGGTGNDVMRGDAGKDSFVWRAGDTGNDVIKDFSAAQGDRIDLSDLLPDNASNDILSYLQVNTATSTLQVSTTGNFAGGADVTIQLQGVDLTTYGASSAQIVNSLIAGADPLVKVDQN